In the genome of Raphanus sativus cultivar WK10039 chromosome 4, ASM80110v3, whole genome shotgun sequence, one region contains:
- the LOC108836588 gene encoding uncharacterized protein LOC108836588, translating into MAKNSLAIYLMLLIALSTVYETQGTFSLPLYLKNFPKVGQDFESFAYKGMMDFMGDLEGKCPQTTEFKDFFVKLKDYMACYSSTSPGSKDLQVELSIKSETLFRAMSDFSGTKGGTSEDTWTLVDGLLSMGKSLVDMKKSGSKEITFEQRKEIIQSMVKWTRGIGLFVMKVSENKGKSIDLSSFGIDYDTNVSSPSERALYETQGTFSLPHYLKDFPKMSKDFEPFAYKGMSAFLGALESKCPATAEFKDLFVKVADYMACFESGIKVEMPEKSEKLFRAISALDGTNGGASVDTWRMVDGMLSMGKIVIEMKKSASEEITFEQRKELIGGMVKWARGIGLLVKTASEKKGKSIDLASFGVDYSPMLVLLSKELAVSYKDFPCSCNF; encoded by the exons atggcaAAAAATTCATTAGCCATATATCTAATGTTACTAATTGCATTGAGCACTGTTTATGAAACACAGGGGACATTCTCATTACCTCTTTACTTGAAGAACTTTCCCAAAGTAGGCCAAGATTTTGAGTCTTTCGCTTACAAAGGTATGATGGATTTCATGGGTGACTTGGAAGGCAAATGTCCTCAGACCACAGAGTTTAAGGATTTTTTTGTAAAGCTGAAGGATTACATGGCATGTTACAGTTCAACATCACCCGGGTCAAAAGATCTCCAAGTTGAGCTGTCAATAAAATCTGAGACACTCTTCAGGGCTATGTCTGATTTTAGTGGAACTAAAGGCGGAACATCA GAGGATACATGGACGCTAGTGGATGGCTTATTGTCAATGGGAAAGAGTTTGGTTGATATGAAGAAGAGTGGTTCTAAGGAAATAACTTttgaacaaagaaaagaaattattCAATCCATGGTGAAATGGACTCGAGGAATCGGTCTATTCGTAATGAAGGTCTCGGAGAATAAAGGAAAATCTATCGATTTATCATCATTTGGAATTGACTATGACACCAATGTGTCTTCTCCTTCTGAGAGAGCTCTTTACGAAACACAAGGAACGTTCTCATTGCCCCACTACTTGAAGGATTTTCCAAAAATGAGCAAAGACTTTGAGCCTTTTGCTTACAAAGGTATGTCGGCTTTCTTGGGGGCTTTGGAGAGTAAGTGTCCTGCCACAGCAGAGTTCAAAGATCTCTTTGTAAAGGTAGCGGACTACATGGCCTGCTTCGAGTCGGGGATCAAGGTTGAGATGCCAGAAAAATCCGAGAAACTCTTTAGGGCTATTTCTGCATTGGATGGTACTAACGGTGGAGCATCG GTGGATACTTGGAGGATGGTCGACGGTATGTTGTCAATGGGAAAAATTGTGattgagatgaagaagagtGCTTCAGAGGAGATAACTTTTGAACAAAGAAAGGAACTGATAGGGGGTATGGTGAAATGGGCTCGAGGTATCGGTCTACTTGTTAAGACAGCATCcgagaaaaaaggaaaatctaTTGATCTAGCATCTTTTGGAGTTGATTATAGCCCCATGTTAGTTCTCCTTTCAAAGGAGCTAGCGGTGAGCTATAAAGATTTTCCCTGCAGTTGCAACTTTTAA
- the LOC108836589 gene encoding ABC transporter A family member 11-like, protein MQHLKVEPADENKAFMTFVIPHDKEKLLTGFFEELENRESEFGISDIQLGLATLEEVFLNIARRAELESATVEGTMVTLELESGISLEIPVGARFVGIPDTENAENPSGVMVEVYWQQDGSGSMCITGHSSEMRVPHNVQLTHPPSPNALGHKGLRQAVRGIVIDL, encoded by the exons ATGCAGCATTTGAAAGTTGAGCCAGCAGATGAAAACAAGGCTTTCATGACTTTTGTTATCCCCCACGACAAAGAGAAACTTCTTACG GGGTTTTTCGAGGAGCTAGAAAACAGAGAATCTGAGTTTGGAATCTCAGACATACAGCTCGGGCTTGCAACTCTTGAAGAAGTGTTTCTGAACATAGCTAGACGAGCTGAACTGGAAAGTGCAACCGTTGAAGGAACCATGGTTACTCTCGAGTTAGAATCTGGCATCTCACTAGAG ATACCCGTGGGAGCCAGATTTGTTGGGATCCCTGACACAGAAAACGCAGAGAATCCAAGTGGAGTAATGGTTGAAGTCTACTGGCAACAAGACGGGTCAGGATCGATGTGCATCACAGGGCATTCATCGGAGATGCGGGTTCCACATAATGTTCAGCTAACACATCCACCATCACCAAATGCATTAGGACATAAAGGGCTACGACAAGCGGTTCGGGGTATTGTTATCGATTTATGA
- the LOC130511098 gene encoding ABC transporter A family member 11-like, whose translation MDGIVDPSIAVQIHGLAKTYPGTTKLGCCKCTKTSPFHAVKGLWMNIAKDQLFCLLGPNGAGKTTSISCLTGINPITGGDALIYGDSVRSSVGMSNIRKMIGVCPQFDILWDALSSEEHLHLFASIKGLPPASINSTAEKLLADVKLTGAAKVRAGSYSGGMKRRLSVAVALIGDPKLVFLDEPTTGMDPITRRHVWDIIQDSKKGRAIILTTHSMEEADILSDRIGIMAKGRLRCIGTSIRLKSRFGTGFVATVSFVESKKDNSSASGDLHEPVKRFFNEARIHTQTFFNMADLT comes from the exons ATGGATGGAATAGTCGATCCTAGCATTGCAGTTCAGATTCATGGTCTTGCTAAGACATATCCAGGAACTACAAAACTTGGTTGTTGTAAATGCACCAAAACATCTCCTTTTCATGCTGTAAAG ggtttatggaTGAATATAGCCAAAGACCAGTTGTTTTGTCTTCTTGGACCCAATGGTGCAGGGAAGACAACTTCTATCAGCTGTTTGACTGGCATAAATCCAATTACTGGTGGGGATG CTCTTATATATGGAGATTCCGTAAGAAGCTCTGTTGGTATGTCGAACATTCGTAAAATGATAGGAGTGTGTCCTCAG TTTGATATCCTTTGGGATGCTTTATCAAGTGAAGAACACCTCCACCTCTTTGCTAGCATCAAAGGGTTGCCGCCTGCATCTATCAACTCG accGCTGAGAAGTTACTGGCCGATGTAAAACTGACAGGAGCGGCCAAAGTTAGAGCAGGAAGCTACAGTGGTGGGATGAAGCGCCGACTCAGTGTTGCAGTTGCACTCATTGGTGATCCCAAGCTGGTCTTCCTAGATGAACCG ACAACTGGCATGGACCCTATCACGAGGAGACATGTGTGGGACATTATACAAGATTCAAAGAAAGGCCGTGCCATCATACTGACCACGCATTCCATGGAAGAAGCTGATATTTTAAGCGACCGAATAGGGATCATGGCTAAGGGCAGGCTCCGCTGCATTGGTACCTCAATCAGGTTAAAATCTCGCTTCGGAACTGGTTTTGTTGCTACCGTTAGCTTCGTTGAAAGCAAAAAGGACAATAGCAGTGCTTCTGGAGATTTGCATGAGCCAGTGAAGAGATTCTTTAACGAGGCACGCATACACACTCAAACGTTTTTTAATATGGCCGATTTGACCtaa